One genomic window of Diospyros lotus cultivar Yz01 chromosome 8, ASM1463336v1, whole genome shotgun sequence includes the following:
- the LOC127808080 gene encoding uncharacterized protein LOC127808080 — MGMVVVISLPLILFSLVLGFGCYFLGRAKGRQEVYSHAQVFGEPTPPPGTADAAAAPTHLKQHDPAIV; from the coding sequence ATGGGTATGGTTGTGGTGATCTCGCTGCCTCTAATCCTCTTCTCGCTAGTGCTTGGTTTTGGGTGTTACTTTCTGGGAAGAGCCAAAGGAAGGCAGGAGGTGTACAGCCATGCTCAGGTTTTCGGGGAGCCAACGCCGCCGCCGGGAACCGCCGACGCCGCCGCTGCCCCAACCCATCTCAAGCAGCACGATCCAGCCATCGTGTGA